The DNA segment CCCAGGTTGCTCTCTCACCTGGAGCTGTGGGTGACAAGCTGCACTGATGAAGAAATGGTACCTGCTGAGCACACTCTCAGCAATGTTTCTCCAATGTGTTCCTTCTGCAGGAAGAGTGGGTGCCCCAGGCATGCAGGGTTCCCCAGGCTCTGCAGGTCTCAAAGGAGAGAGAGGTGCCCCTGGTGAGCCCGGAGGTCCTGGAAATGCTGGGGTTGCAGGTGAGCAATGGGCATAGGGCTGGGCTCATATTCCCCTGTGCTCACCACCACCAGCCACCAGGTCAGAGCTGGCATTCCAGGGAGAGAGCCAGTGTTGGGTTTTGGAAACTGTCTCCAGGTAGAGGGTGGTGTGAGCAGCAGGGACTGTCTGTATTCAGGGAAGGCTGGTTGTTAGGTTATGGGAAAGTCAGTGTATAGAGAGGATGCAAGCACAGGTTCCAGGCACAGAGGGACATTTGTATGTGGGAGGGTGTACTGCTGGGGATATGACAGTCCATGTGTGGAGGTTAGGGGGGGCACGAAAATGCTAAAATATATGTTCAGCACTCACCCACTTCTACTTCTCTTATCCAGGGCCTGCTGGAGCCATCGGTCCACAGGGGCCTTCAGGTGCCAGGGGCCCCCCAGGACTGAAGGGGGACAAAGGTGTTCCTGGAGAAAGAGGAGCAAAGGGGGAGAGTGGGCTTACAGGTAAGGAAGCCTTGGGGGCCCCATTAGGGTGTGGGGCAGGGAGACAGCCTTATTCAGCTCAGCTCTCCTCTCAGGTAACCCATTTCATTACAGGTGGGAGTCAAAGCAGGAAAAGCTGACAGGGTGTATGGCAAGGTGGACTCTGGTCTTAGCCTCTATGACTCGCTGGAGGACAAGCTGAGCAGATTTTCTATCTGATCTTTATGACAGGCCAACCTCCCTCTCCAGTTCATCAGATAATCTTGAACATCAAATAACTCAATGGATGGGAAATACTCAAGCTATATGTATTCCTCTCCTACAACCAAACCAACCCCTGCAATGCAAAGGAAGTGTATCTGATTCTTAGAATTTGGAAGTAAAATGACCTCTGGTTCACTGTCAGTGAGGCACAGGGACCTATTCAGGGATACTATTCAGAAGAGAACCACAGGAAATTCTGTGGACACAGAGGCCAGCTAGGTCAGAAGAAGAGGGCTTCCTAGGCCTCTGTTCCACCTCCTTAACCCACCCCAAACTTGCATCTCCACCTGGACTCTCTTCCCTTGAGGCCTGGGCTCTGAGTGACCCCAGACTGTTCTGGATCTGTCTTTACTTGGTCTCTCTCTCCTGCAGAGGTCAATGCTCTCAAGCAGCGGGTGACAATCTTAGACAGAGAACTACAACGCCTCCAGAATGCCCTCTCTCAGCATAAGAAAGGTGAGTTCCTGGACCTAAGCCTAGCCAGGCCCTGAGTGAGGGCCTCAGACCTAATCTAGGCTTGGCATGTAGTACGCTTGGCTGGGTCTAAATTGGACTTGCTGGGACCATGACTGGGACTGGACCTAGACCTGGGGCAGGAGCGGGGTTAAGGACAGTCCTGGGACAGAGCTGTTCCCCACGTGCTCCAGAATCTCAAGTAGACGCACGGGACAAGGAGGAGGACGTGGTCCATGTCATCAGTCAGCAGACCTTCACCACAGCCCACCCTGGGCAGGTTCCTAGGACATATAAAGGGACACCCAACCCAGGATGCATTTCTTCCCTCTGTGGGGCCAGGTATGCAAATGCCCAGAGAAGAAGCTGCACAGTCCATAGGAGCAGAGAATCCAGACATGACCCTGAGAGTGGGGGTGGGATGCTGCCTGTGGGGTTAAAGGCTGCTGGGGACCTATCCTTGGTGTGTGGCCACCAAGTATCTTACCCTAAAGatgtccctgggtctggaaggaaTAGGCTGCCTCCAGTCTCTGGCCAGTGCTGGACTCTCCTGCACCTCTTGTGGAGTTTAAAGCAGAGGTTCTTCCCTAAGCCTGGATCCTAATCAGGCTGAGGCCTCCTAGAGCACAGACCTGAGTGCCCTGCGTCTTTGGGACAATCCATCAActgcccctcctccttctctcctctccctgatGATAGCTTTGAATGCACATCACTTATCAAACCTGACTGATCCAAGAAAAGGAAGAGTTTTCTGAAGAAGCAGAGCATTAAGGGTCCTGATTGGGTGAGACATAGGGTTGGCTCCTAAGAACTCAAGCCAACTAAGTACTGAAGTAGGGGGATGAGAATTTTCAGCAGTTTATGTCTTCCTTCTTGCACAATCATATTTACATATCTATTTACTACctcattccctggtagctcagctggtaaagaatctgcctgcattgcaggagacctgggtttgatctctgggttgggaatatctcctggaatggaaatggcaaaccactccaatatcctagcctggaaaatctcatggacagaggaccctggtgggcttcagtccatggggtcaaaaagagttgagTATGACTAAAAAACTAACCCTTCATGCAGACTGATATAAACAAAGGTGAACTTGGGCATATGTGCTGGCCACCTGTGTGTATGTAAACACCATCACTCAGTCCACACCATCTACATACATGAGCGCACATGCAGACATATGCACACCCATCCAGATGGACCTTGAGTCAGCCCATGTACCTTCAGATGGACACATGGATGTAttcacgcatgcacacacatacccaccCAGATGCATGGGACATAAACCAATCATGGCACACAAGCTTGCACTGACCTTGTCCGGGGCTGTCTGGGCGCCATCCTGAATACGTGGAAATTCTGGTCTCCGATTGCTTGTTGAAGTAATCAGAGGAACAGGGCAGTGGATCAGGGTGCAGCCTGGATTCAGAACCAGTCCAGTGAGCCCTCTTAGGAGCCCAGAAGATATCCATGCAGACCCTGGAAGTCAGAGGGGTGTGGATGGGATGGAAGAAAAAGAGATACTTAACACGTCACATCGGGGATGCTGTTTTGCAGTGTACCTTTTCCTTAGAAATATGAGATTAGACTCTGAAAAGAGAAGTGACTTTCCCTTGTCACCTGGGCTGTCATTGCCAGGGTAGGGCTGAACACATGACTTTCTGAAGCCCAGACAGGGCTCTCTCCAAAGCTGACCCCACTCTGCCCTCCCGCCCCCGCATAGAGCTCTCAGATGCCGTCATCCCCTGCTCAGTGATCCAGGGAGGCTGACTGGCCATAGGTTCACCTGCGAGCATATGGAAGCCAACACTGGACTGCCCCCAGTGCAGAGGCCAGCACTTGGCTGCTCTCAGATgcacctctgtcctcccctttctcctcaccCCTTCACACAGCACAGAACCACTCAGACAACTCCTCATGCCCAGTCATCATGCAAGGGTGAGAGTGAGCCACCTGTTTGGTGTTTTCCACACTCTCAGGAACTGCCCTGGACTCTACAGTGTCATTTCCCTGCCAAAATCCTTCCTATTTACACAGTAATTAAAATGCTGGATTCTCGTGAACAGCACGGGGAAGAACAGAAAGTGCATGTGGGAGCTTTAGTATCACCTCCAACAAGGTCTGATCCTCATCTACATTTGACAGTTGGGTGACTTTGGGCCTTTGCATAAGCACCTGATTTCCAGGGTCCTCACCTCTTGCATGATGGATGCTTGGGAGCTAAGTGCCTTGCTTTTGTTCTATCTGGTGCCCTGGTACCCTCGTGGGAGCTGGGGACTCCAGTTGAAGCACAAGGTCTAGCTGCTGCACATCCCCAGCCTGACTCTCCTCTTCCCCTAGCGGTGCTCTTCCCTGATGGCCAGGCTGTCGGGGAGAAGATCTTCAAGACGGCAGGTGCTGTAAAGTCATATTCGGATGCAGAGCAGCTCTGCAGAGAGGCTAAGGGACAGCTGGCCTCCCCACGCTCTTCAGCTGAGAACGAGGCCGTGACACAGCTGGTCAGAGCCAAGAACAAGCATGCTTACCTGAGCATGAATGACATCTCCAAAGAGGGCAAGTTCACCTACCCAACGGGGGGGTCACTGGACTATTCCAACTGGGCCCCCGGGGAGCCCAACAATAAGGCAAAAGACGAAGGCCCAGAGAACTGTCTTGAGATCTATTCCGATGGCAATTGGAATGACATAGAATGCAGGGAGGAGCGCCTCGTGATCTGCGAGTTCTGAGCCCCCGGGGAGGAAGGGGGCTCAGAATGCCAGGGTTGTGAGCTGCCAACATCCCTATAAAAAGGTGACCCTCTGGTGCTCACAGCTTCCTCACTGAGCCACAGGATGAGGCCAGAAGGCAGGCCTCCTATGGAACTCCTTCCTCAGAATAAAGTTCTCAACTGTCTTCACACTTGGAAGTCttgtcacagaaaaaaaaaaaggggggggggtgtGCGGCGCAGCCTGCTTTTCCTGGGGCAAGGGCTAAAAGGAGGTCTCCAAGTCTCCCCTGTTGAAAAATTCAGTGCCCCTGCCTCACCAAGATAGATGTCTAGCCATCCATCTCCACCATCGGCCACATATGACCCCAATGGTCactgcctcctccttccccttcctctcctgccttcaatcttcttaTCCTTCAGTCTCTTTCACTTGTCTCTCCTCCTTCCTGGACACTCCACAGAGGGGGAGCAGGATCCTCAGCTCTGGCTCCCTTCTCTCCTTGCACTCACTCTAGGCTTGGGCTCATTCTCTCCCATGGTTTCAAATTCCTTCTATTGATGCCTCCCCCAGGTAGAGCCCGGTTTGGACCTCCCTCCAAACCCCAGAATCCTCTCACCAAGGCAACCTTGGAGGTCACAGTGGAGGGAAGCTCCAGCTTCTCTGGCCAGATTGAGTGGACTTAAACCCAGTAATCTACCCTCACCCTTGACCTTGACAGCCCAGGATCTCTTTCTTCCCATGACAATGTGACTGTGGATGGCTCATCAGAGAATGTACCATGCACAATCCTAATCCCTTCTGACGTTTCAGGCAGAGTGGGTGTCCAACCATGTTTGACTCATTCCCCAACCTCTTCCTGCCTTGAAGTACAAGGGATGTTCATCTTCACTCTGCCTCAGGGATAATCTAGTCAAAcccttctcattttacagacatgGAAACCAAGACACAGAGCGGAAGGGAAACTGCACTTAGTAAGCTAGGAGACAGGGTGCCTCTGGGACTGACACCTGGTGTTTGTCAAGTCGAGTAAAATTCAAGCTTTATTCTCACCTAGACATCCAAGGACAAACCTAGTGGCCAAAGCTGAGCTCTGCTAAAGCAAAGAGATAAGGTGCCCACTCCTGAGTTCAACAAAGACTTCCCTGTCTACACATGCCCAGGAAGGCTTCTTGGGGATCAAAAAGAGAGAGGCCCCACCCCATAATAAGTGTGGACATGCACCCATAAGCCCCTGAGAAGGGATGTATCTTAGAAAACAGTTTCACATGCACCTGGGGGAGGGTCCATGGACCAGTCAGTTGTGAAGAAATTAACAGGATAATTATCCAAAGGTAAGCAAAGACACTGAAGGACCATCCTATATAAGTTAATTTATGTCACATCTTTACTGCTCTCCCTCTCATTCAGGACTCCCGCACTCCACCATGGGTGTGTGTCTCCACTTAGCTCTGACTACTGCACTGCCCCTTATTAGAGAGGATGACCATACCCTTTTTCTCTGGGGGCATATTTCTGCCTTCTTCTGTCTTAAATAAACAACctgcttctctgtgtgctctGCCATATATTGTGCTatatctctaataataaacttttaatctaatttacagttttttcctccttgaaacatttttgctttcaaatGGGGGAGGGAGCCAGAGTCACTTTGCTTCTAGCCTTTAGTCCCTGGTGGTGTGTTGGCTAGGATTCCTGGGGTTTCATCCAGGgtacccaggttccatccctgggcagggaactaagatatccCTTCAGGAGCGCTCACTGCTCTCCCTCCGAGATCAGGAGCACTGGTGCTGCAACTCACTCATGAAAAAGATCATCTGACCCCAGAACTTACACTTTTGGtttgtaaatttttatatcaATGCATCTGTATACTTAGTTGATTACACTGACAATGTACtgcagagaaaaatgtaaaacaacatCTGCACCTCAGAAATTGGAATGAGGTCTGAATGAACCACAGGCTCATGGGAGAGGGTGATGAATACCCCTCCTCCAGACAGGAAACCAGCCACTCTTTCCTTTGATCCCAGGGATCAGAGGGACTGCCCTCTCTGGCCTTTTCTGAATAGGACCCCCAAGCCCCACCCCTCTTCCCAACACCATCAAGATACCGCAATAAGcatttctaaaataatgaaatatctgaaaaaataaaagaaattaacccattttaatagtttaaaacaacaaaatgccTAGAAAAAAATTCAACCACTTAAGTGAAATATCTGTACAATGAAAAGTATACAACtttgttgaaagaaatcaaaagcacaaacaaaaggaaagattatgatgttcatggattgaaagaattaatattgttaaaacggTCATAGATTTAGAGATAGATAAtaaatttaaagttatatttctgctttattgactatgccaaagcctttgactgtgtggatcacaataaactgtggaaaattctgaaagagatgggaataccagaccacctgatctgcctcttgagaaatttgtatgcaggtcaggaagcaacagttagaactggacatggaacaacacactggttccaaataggaaaaggagttcgtcaaggctgcatattgtcaccctgttaatttaacttatatgcagagtacatcatgagaaatgctggactggaagaaacacaagctggaatcaagactgctgggagaaatgacaaaaacctcagatatgcagatgacaccacccttatggcagtaagtgaagaggaactcaaaagcctcttgatgaaagtgaaagtggagagtgaaaaagttggcttaaagctcaacatgcagaaaacgaagatcatggcatcgggtcccatcacttcatgggaaatagatggggaaacagtggaaacagtgtcagactatatttttctgggctccaaaatcactacagatggtgactgcagccatgaaattaaaagatgcttactccttggaaggaaagttatgaccaacctagatagcatattcaaaagcagagacgttgctttgccaacaaagcttcgtctagtcaaggcgatggtttttcctgtggtcatgtatggatgtgagagttgaactgtgaagaaagctgagcgccgaagaattgatgcttttgaactgtggtgttggagaagactcttgagagtcccttggattgcaaggagatccaaccagtccattctgaaggagatcagccctgggatttctttggaaggaatgatgctaaagctgaaactccagtactttggccacctcatgcaaagagttaattcattggaaaagactctgatgctgggagggattgggggcaagaggagaaggggacgacagaggatgagatggctggatggcattactgactcaatggacgtgagtctgggtgaacttcgggagttggtgatggacagggaggcctggagtgctgcgattcatgaggtcacaaagagtcagacacgactgagtgactgatctgatcggtcaccatctatagattcaattctatccctatcaaaattctaatGGAATTcttcacagatataaagaaaagcccccaaatttgtatggaaccataaAGGACCttgagtagccaaagcaatcctgataaagaagaacaaagttggaggtatCACACCTCCTCATTACAAAATACACTCCCCAAAgccatagaaataaaaacagtatagTTCTGAACTAAAAATAGA comes from the Bos javanicus breed banteng chromosome 28, ARS-OSU_banteng_1.0, whole genome shotgun sequence genome and includes:
- the LOC133240264 gene encoding collectin-46-like; amino-acid sequence: MEEYRESMVQGSPGPAGRAGRPGPAGPIGPKGDSGSAGEPGPKGDTGPPGPPGMPGPAGREGPSGKQGSMGPPGTPGPKGETGPKGRVGAPGMQGSPGSAGLKGERGAPGEPGGPGNAGVAGPAGAIGPQGPSGARGPPGLKGDKGVPGERGAKGESGLTEVNALKQRVTILDRELQRLQNALSQHKKAVLFPDGQAVGEKIFKTAGAVKSYSDAEQLCREAKGQLASPRSSAENEAVTQLVRAKNKHAYLSMNDISKEGKFTYPTGGSLDYSNWAPGEPNNKAKDEGPENCLEIYSDGNWNDIECREERLVICEF